One Gimesia aquarii DNA segment encodes these proteins:
- a CDS encoding acyltransferase family protein — MKSSTGKYYIGLDHIRAVAIFMVFSWHFMHQEISFTYTPSFFPLSLINEGHTGVSLFMALSGYLFAKLLDGKKIKYASFLWNRFLRLAPLLFFVVTVIGIHQYSIGVPFDLYCLEILKGLILPTLPNGGWSIAIEFHFYLLLPFLLYIARKSNYSLGFTICFAILLRLFLYEEVGQIQRFAYYTIIGRIDQFLFGMIAYQMRGYIMGRHILVIGSFIAFSIFFWNFDQSGGFHNNPSYPSNRLVWVVMPTFEGLTYALLIAWYDNSFMHSTSRFSRFIALIGTYSYSIYLLHFFFYKVLILIMVRYIMPVSNFYIALCYSVLGFLFMVPIGYLSFRLIESPFLKLRTNYIIKNDTERVLEVRSCNRLGSSDG; from the coding sequence ATGAAGTCATCAACCGGAAAATATTATATAGGGCTAGATCATATCAGGGCTGTCGCCATCTTTATGGTCTTTTCCTGGCACTTTATGCACCAAGAGATTTCCTTCACTTATACTCCTTCATTCTTTCCACTTTCTTTGATCAATGAGGGACATACCGGAGTTTCATTGTTCATGGCCTTGAGTGGTTATTTATTTGCGAAGCTACTCGATGGAAAGAAAATAAAATACGCTTCATTTTTGTGGAATCGTTTCTTAAGGCTTGCGCCATTATTATTTTTTGTGGTGACAGTCATTGGGATTCACCAATACTCAATCGGTGTTCCTTTTGATCTCTATTGTCTTGAGATTCTTAAAGGACTAATCTTACCAACCTTACCTAATGGAGGTTGGTCAATTGCAATCGAGTTTCACTTCTATTTATTGCTACCTTTTTTGTTATATATAGCGCGTAAATCAAACTATTCTCTTGGATTTACTATTTGCTTTGCGATTCTTTTACGACTCTTCTTATATGAAGAGGTCGGCCAAATTCAAAGGTTTGCATACTATACAATCATTGGAAGAATCGATCAGTTCCTCTTTGGTATGATTGCGTATCAAATGCGAGGTTATATCATGGGACGCCATATTTTAGTAATTGGTAGCTTCATCGCATTTTCGATATTTTTTTGGAACTTTGATCAATCAGGAGGTTTCCATAACAATCCGTCCTATCCCTCAAATCGACTCGTTTGGGTCGTTATGCCGACATTCGAAGGCCTCACATATGCATTACTCATTGCCTGGTACGATAATTCTTTTATGCATTCCACCAGTAGATTTTCCCGATTTATTGCTCTGATTGGTACCTATTCTTATTCGATCTATCTACTACACTTTTTTTTCTACAAAGTTCTGATCTTAATTATGGTCAGGTACATCATGCCTGTCTCTAATTTCTATATCGCCCTTTGTTATTCTGTGTTGGGATTTTTGTTCATGGTGCCGATTGGCTACTTGAGTTTTAGGCTCATCGAGTCTCCTTTTTTGAAGCTAAGAACAAACTATATCATAAAAAATGATACAGAGCGTGTTTTGGAAGTCCGCTCGTGTAATCGCTTAGGTAGCTCGGACGGGTAA
- the acs gene encoding acetate--CoA ligase yields the protein MSDQANENIESVLHETRSFPPPAEFVEQANISSKEQYLELWNHAKDDPVSFWGDLAQELEWSQPYDQVIEGEMPETKWFTGGKINASVNCIDRHLDSWRKNKAAIVWEGEPGDTRVLRYQDLHREVCKFANCLKKLGIETGDRVTLYMPMVPELAIAMLACSRIGATHSIIFGGFSADAIADRNNDAQAKLVITSDGGWRRGKNIPLKEAVDQSLEKSPSVEKVVVYRRTGCEVDMVPDRDYWWHDLMDGASAECDPVELDSEHPLFILYTSGSTGKPKGVQHSTGGYLLGTKMTSKWVFDLKEDDTYWCTADIGWITGHSYIVYGPLANGATTVMYEGAPNWPDEGRFWEIIEKYQVNIFYTAPTAIRAFIKWGDEWPNKYDLSSLRLLGTVGEPINPEAWMWYHTVIGQERCPIVDTWWQTETGGIMMSPLPGVTATKPGSCTTPLPGVVPDIVTAAGESLGDNQGGLLVMRQPWPHMLRTLYGDHDRFKEVYFSTIEGCYLAGDSARRDEDGYYWIMGRIDDVINVSGHRLSTMEVESALVSHPNVAEAAVVGFPHEIKGEGICCFVTLTTDDGGDELKAELKQHVRTQIGVVATPDEIRFAAALPKTRSGKIMRRLLRDIAAGRESVGDTTTLEDYSVVANLRQGNE from the coding sequence ATGAGTGACCAGGCCAACGAAAACATAGAAAGCGTTCTTCACGAAACTCGCTCATTTCCACCTCCGGCAGAGTTTGTAGAACAGGCAAATATCTCCAGTAAAGAACAGTACCTGGAACTTTGGAATCATGCCAAAGACGACCCCGTCAGCTTCTGGGGCGATCTGGCACAAGAACTGGAATGGTCACAGCCTTACGATCAAGTCATTGAGGGAGAAATGCCGGAAACAAAGTGGTTCACCGGTGGCAAAATCAACGCCTCAGTGAATTGTATTGACCGTCACCTGGATAGTTGGCGAAAAAATAAAGCCGCCATCGTTTGGGAAGGTGAGCCAGGCGATACACGTGTCCTTCGCTACCAAGACTTACATCGCGAAGTCTGCAAATTTGCAAATTGCTTGAAAAAGCTGGGCATTGAAACCGGTGATCGAGTGACATTATACATGCCAATGGTACCCGAACTTGCCATTGCGATGCTTGCCTGTTCGCGCATCGGAGCCACCCACTCCATTATCTTTGGTGGTTTCAGTGCAGACGCCATCGCTGATCGGAACAATGACGCTCAGGCCAAACTCGTGATTACTTCAGATGGTGGCTGGCGTCGTGGCAAAAACATTCCGCTTAAAGAAGCCGTTGATCAGAGTCTGGAAAAATCACCAAGTGTGGAGAAAGTCGTCGTCTACCGCCGTACTGGTTGCGAAGTCGACATGGTTCCTGATCGAGACTACTGGTGGCACGATCTGATGGATGGGGCTTCCGCTGAGTGTGATCCCGTTGAACTTGATAGCGAACACCCGCTCTTTATTCTTTATACTTCAGGAAGTACTGGTAAACCCAAGGGAGTACAACACTCCACCGGTGGTTATCTTTTGGGAACGAAGATGACCTCTAAATGGGTTTTTGATCTGAAAGAAGATGACACTTACTGGTGTACTGCCGATATTGGCTGGATTACTGGGCATAGCTATATTGTCTATGGACCTCTGGCGAACGGTGCCACAACTGTTATGTATGAGGGGGCTCCTAACTGGCCTGACGAAGGTCGCTTCTGGGAAATCATTGAGAAATATCAGGTTAACATCTTTTACACCGCTCCCACTGCGATTCGTGCCTTTATCAAATGGGGCGATGAGTGGCCGAATAAGTACGATCTTTCCAGCTTGCGTCTTTTGGGAACCGTGGGTGAGCCAATCAACCCCGAAGCCTGGATGTGGTACCACACTGTTATCGGACAGGAGCGCTGCCCGATTGTTGATACATGGTGGCAAACCGAAACTGGAGGGATCATGATGAGTCCCCTGCCGGGTGTGACAGCAACCAAACCCGGTAGCTGTACGACTCCTTTACCGGGCGTTGTCCCTGATATTGTCACTGCAGCTGGGGAAAGCCTGGGCGACAATCAGGGAGGTTTACTCGTAATGCGTCAACCATGGCCTCACATGTTACGCACATTATACGGTGATCATGATCGTTTCAAAGAAGTTTACTTCAGCACTATTGAAGGCTGCTATCTGGCTGGCGATAGTGCACGACGTGATGAAGATGGCTACTACTGGATTATGGGACGTATCGATGATGTAATTAATGTTTCCGGTCACCGTTTGAGTACAATGGAAGTCGAAAGTGCACTCGTTTCACATCCGAATGTCGCAGAAGCGGCCGTGGTTGGTTTCCCACACGAAATTAAAGGAGAAGGCATCTGCTGCTTTGTCACTCTGACCACTGACGATGGTGGCGATGAACTTAAGGCAGAGCTGAAACAGCATGTGCGTACCCAGATTGGCGTGGTGGCAACTCCCGATGAAATTCGCTTCGCGGCAGCTCTTCCTAAGACACGCAGTGGTAAAATCATGCGACGTCTATTAAGAGACATCGCTGCAGGTCGTGAAAGCGTGGGGGATACAACAACTCTCGAAGATTACAGCGTCGTCGCGAATCTGCGGCAAGGGAATGAATAA
- the larB gene encoding nickel pincer cofactor biosynthesis protein LarB encodes MSEDQLSSLFEQVRQGSLSVEQAVSHFANQSQQKSAILTSANIDLDRSSRCGYPEVIFCEGKTSASLVEIFSTLLESNQRCLGTRISEEQAETVLKQFPQAIYNQTARTVRIPEKDAAFDEKLIAGEIAVLTAGTSDRPVAEEAIETLTWMGYEPDFILDVGVAGPHRLQEQLPRIQNVSAIVVAAGMEGALPSVVGGWVSCPVIAVPTSVGYGASLGGIAALLGMLNSCAANVTVVNINAGFKAGFIAGLIADQKHSTS; translated from the coding sequence ATGTCTGAAGATCAACTCTCTTCGCTATTTGAGCAAGTTCGTCAAGGGTCACTCTCTGTGGAACAGGCTGTTTCTCATTTTGCGAACCAGAGCCAGCAGAAATCAGCAATCCTGACTTCTGCTAACATCGATCTGGATCGTAGTTCACGCTGCGGATATCCTGAAGTGATATTCTGCGAAGGAAAAACTTCCGCCTCCCTCGTTGAAATTTTCTCAACATTACTTGAATCAAATCAACGTTGTCTGGGAACACGGATTTCAGAAGAACAAGCTGAAACTGTCCTCAAGCAATTTCCACAGGCGATTTACAATCAGACAGCCCGCACCGTTCGTATTCCGGAAAAAGATGCTGCGTTTGACGAAAAACTCATTGCCGGGGAAATTGCCGTCCTGACCGCCGGTACCAGTGATCGCCCCGTGGCAGAAGAAGCAATCGAAACCCTAACCTGGATGGGTTATGAACCCGACTTCATTCTCGACGTTGGAGTAGCAGGCCCCCATCGCTTACAGGAACAATTACCACGAATTCAAAATGTCTCCGCCATTGTTGTTGCTGCTGGCATGGAAGGCGCATTACCTTCGGTTGTTGGCGGTTGGGTCTCCTGCCCTGTTATAGCAGTTCCGACCAGCGTTGGTTATGGAGCCAGTTTAGGTGGCATCGCAGCACTTCTAGGTATGTTAAACAGTTGCGCCGCTAATGTAACTGTTGTGAATATCAATGCAGGCTTTAAAGCGGGTTTCATTGCCGGTTTAATCGCCGATCAGAAACATTCTACTTCCTGA
- a CDS encoding PKD domain-containing protein: MTMSHLRSVRYLMILTFLCFCNCNITLEGSEEPSTIEPIVRVVDLNVGESTTVTLSNGEQVQVKLLDLNEKRDPIRQAVRSAIVTVQVDDEKIALESGMYNLPRKTGRVQIDCSITKGYNSNGTPAFWGLDKEARLRFWPADSPLLKPGSFIYPVNQRWFATRTWFDNEPVDGGKKILPKIYYHSGLDIGGAEKLTKVIAATDAVVVSSGTDVLEEHCQDTPVAPRYDVVYLMDARGWYYRYSHLHKINDHIRPGRLIKQGKEIGILGKKGASGGWSHLHFEIKSRQPSGKWGTQAGYAFLWEAYRNQYQPKLVANSRRKHFLKAGDSTTLKGSQSYSKTGGIQSFEWTFTDGTTASGAEVKRTYHQPGVFSEILKVTDQQGHVDYDFAEVHVLDPKNLEKYVPRIHAVYWPSLQNRVGDPIIFKVRSFGNTAGNEVWDFGDGSPSVSVKSDGNVKPLDENGYAVTKHTYKRAGDYLVKVQRSRKDGVTAVTHLHVRVEPE; encoded by the coding sequence ATGACGATGTCACATCTGCGATCTGTGCGCTACCTCATGATTCTGACATTCCTCTGTTTCTGTAATTGCAACATTACTTTAGAAGGATCTGAAGAACCATCGACAATAGAACCGATTGTGCGCGTTGTCGACTTAAATGTGGGTGAATCCACGACTGTCACTCTGAGTAATGGCGAACAGGTACAAGTAAAACTACTCGACTTAAATGAGAAGCGCGACCCCATCCGACAGGCGGTTCGTAGTGCGATCGTCACCGTACAGGTTGATGATGAGAAAATCGCACTTGAATCAGGCATGTATAATTTGCCTCGAAAGACAGGGCGTGTGCAGATCGATTGTTCGATTACCAAGGGGTACAACTCAAACGGAACTCCGGCCTTCTGGGGTCTGGATAAAGAGGCCCGTCTGCGATTTTGGCCCGCTGACTCACCCTTGCTCAAGCCTGGTTCGTTTATTTATCCCGTTAACCAACGCTGGTTTGCCACTCGGACCTGGTTTGACAATGAACCCGTTGATGGTGGCAAAAAAATTCTCCCCAAAATCTATTATCATAGTGGACTGGATATTGGCGGAGCCGAAAAGCTAACGAAAGTCATCGCCGCCACAGATGCCGTTGTTGTGTCATCTGGAACCGATGTCCTCGAAGAGCACTGCCAAGATACGCCAGTTGCACCTCGTTACGATGTGGTCTATCTCATGGATGCACGAGGCTGGTATTACCGCTACAGTCATCTGCATAAAATCAATGATCATATCCGTCCGGGTCGTCTGATCAAACAGGGGAAAGAAATCGGCATCCTGGGAAAGAAAGGGGCCAGCGGTGGCTGGTCGCATCTCCATTTTGAAATCAAGAGCCGCCAGCCTTCGGGCAAATGGGGCACACAAGCTGGCTATGCATTTCTCTGGGAAGCTTATCGAAACCAATATCAACCCAAACTGGTTGCGAACTCGCGTCGCAAACATTTTCTGAAAGCAGGAGACTCAACGACTCTGAAAGGCTCTCAGTCTTATAGTAAAACCGGCGGTATTCAGAGTTTTGAATGGACCTTCACAGATGGCACTACGGCAAGTGGCGCTGAAGTAAAACGGACCTATCACCAGCCGGGAGTTTTTAGTGAGATCCTGAAAGTCACTGATCAACAAGGTCATGTCGATTATGATTTCGCGGAAGTCCATGTACTCGATCCGAAAAATCTGGAGAAATATGTGCCCCGCATCCACGCCGTGTATTGGCCTTCGCTGCAAAACCGAGTGGGTGACCCCATAATATTCAAGGTACGCTCATTTGGTAATACGGCAGGTAATGAGGTCTGGGACTTTGGGGATGGCAGCCCTTCGGTTAGTGTGAAATCGGATGGCAATGTCAAACCTCTGGATGAAAATGGTTATGCTGTCACCAAACATACCTATAAGAGAGCCGGCGATTATCTGGTCAAAGTGCAACGTAGCCGCAAAGATGGTGTCACGGCTGTAACACACTTGCATGTGCGTGTTGAACCCGAGTAA